In Paroedura picta isolate Pp20150507F chromosome 6, Ppicta_v3.0, whole genome shotgun sequence, one genomic interval encodes:
- the KLHL35 gene encoding kelch-like protein 35, with protein MDRGAEEASGCKTNHGASKKPSPDPIRGRLLVQLCHAEEILQTLPSDREEGIFTDVMLAMDGQELPSHRVTLSANIAYFRAMFAGGLKEARQDTINLQKISAPAMGLVLDYMYARKVVLQGDNVEGVLQLSHLLQASKLQEACVNFLEDRLHPSNCLDLRRFADTFSLLTLSEKSKKMMLDSFAEVSRHKEFLDLEAEEMAEYLADERLAVPKEEVVFEAVMRWVRHDAAARQGALQDLLAHVRLPLLDPCFFVEKVETDELIRASEQCLPLLQEARKGYLLGHEGGSPWARPRRFMELAEMIVVVGGCDKRGLLKLPFVDLLHPASGRWKPLASMPGYAKAEFATCALKNDVYISGGHVNSRDVWMLRPTLNAWIKVACLKKGRRRHQMVALQGKIYAVGGYDGFDQLDSMECYDSFCNTWTGGPSLVEAVSLAAAAPCLGRLYVFGGTVDGGASTDKVQCYNPAIDQWSLLSPTPFHLRCISAITLNNLIYVVGGLLKTIICYNPQKDTWSELASLHRPVERCGVTACAGKIYILGGRSENGEGTKEVFVFDVTVGKVEAHPPLLRCASDHGCVTILRHVT; from the exons ATGGACCGAGGTGCGGAAGAAGCATCCGGCTGCAAAACCAATCACGGTGCCAGCAAAAAACCATCTCCAGACCCAATCCGAGGAAGACTCCTTGTGCAACTCTGCCATGCTGAGGAGATCCTCCAGACACTGCCCTCAGATCGAGAGGAGGGCATCTTCACAGACGTCATGCTAGCCATGGACGGACAGGAATTGCCATCCCACCGTGTCACATTATCTGCCAACATCGCGTATTTCCGGGCAATGTTTGCTGGCGGCCTGAAGGAAGCCCGCCAAGATACCATCAACCTCCAGAAGATCTCTGCACCCGCCATGGGCCTCGTCTTGGACTACATGTACGCGAGGAAGGTGGTCCTCCAAGGAGACAACGTGGAAGGCGTCTTGCAGCTCTCCCACTTGCTCCAGGCCTCCAAGCTCCAGGAAGCCTGCGTCAACTTTTTGGAAGATCGTCTCCACCCTTCCAACTGCCTGGACCTCCGCAGGTTCGCCGACACCTTTTCCCTCCTGACTCTGTCAGAGAAGAGCAAGAAGATGATGCTGGACAGCTTTGCGGAGGTGTCCCGCCACAAGGAATTTCTGGACTTGGAGGCCGAGGAGATGGCCGAGTACCTGGCGGATGAGCGGTTGGCTGTCCCGAAGGAAGAAGTGGTCTTTGAGGCCGTCATGCGATGGGTGCGCCACGATGCGGCCGCACGGCAAGGAGCATTGCAGGATCTCCTGGCGCATGTCCGCCTCCCTCTCTTGGACCCCTGCTTCTTCGTGGAGAAGGTGGAGACGGACGAACTCATCCGGGCGTCTGAGCAGTGCCTTCCTTTGCTGCAGGAAGCCCGAAAAGGTTACCTCTTAGGCCATGAAGGCGGCTCTCCGTGGGCTAGGCCAAGGAG GTTCATGGAGCTGGCAGAGATGATCGTGGTCGTGGGCGGCTGTGATAAAAGGGGCCTTTTGAAACTCCCCTTTGTGGACCTCCTCCATCCTGCCAGTGGGCGCTGGAAGCCACTCGCCAGCATGCCGGGGTACGCCAAAGCAGAGTTTGCCACCTGCGCTCTGAAGAACGACGTGTACATTTCAG GAGGCCACGTCAACAGCCGAGACGTCTGGATGCTGCGGCCGACGTTGAACGCCTGGATCAAGGTTGCCTGCTTGAAGAAAGGCCGGCGGAGACACCAAATGGTCGCTCTCCAGGGAAAG ATCTACGCAGTGGGGGGATACGACGGCTTTGACCAGCTGGACAGCATGGAGTGCTACGACTCCTTCTGCAACACCTGGACAGGTGGGCCCTCTCTGGTGGAAGCCGTGAGTCTGGCTGCTGCTGCGCCCTGCCTTGGCCGGCTGTACGTTTTCGGGGGCACCGTGGACGGGGGTGCCAGCACGGATAAg GTTCAGTGCTACAATCCAGCAATCGATCAGTGGAGTCTTTTGTCTCCCACCCCTTTCCATTTGAGGTGTATCAGTGCCATCACTTTGAACAACTTGATTTATGTTGTCGGGGGGCTTCTGAAGACAATCATCTGCTACAACCCCCAGAAGGACACCTGGAGTGAGTTGGCATCTCTCCACAGACCTGTG GAGCGTTGTGGAGTCACGGCTTGTGCTGGCAAGATCTACATCCTCGGGGGCCGATCAGAGAATGGCGAAGGCACAAAGGAAGTTTTCGTTTTTGACGTCACTGTGGGGAAAGTGGAAGCTCATCCCCCTCTACTACGCTGTGCCAGCGACCACGGCTGCGTGACCATCCTCCGCCACGTGACCTGA